In Maridesulfovibrio frigidus DSM 17176, a single genomic region encodes these proteins:
- a CDS encoding pentapeptide repeat-containing protein gives MGCCIGAEHNDWCAEYDIVYVDAAGKEYCIFHAPADCKFVSKYVEGAGEKPGFISGEDFNTLVFARIQCVIDAGEGGYKSLLTRAQIRIELGKSIKTNKVVLFDWYPKCDFAGTIFFANISFSEFNGDKGKYLPSIKFNFSQFHGVVYFSSSQFRGYAHFCHCQFQSSVYFSSSEFWGIADFISTEFWGGADFNLSQFQNYAYFRSSQFRDSVNFSEGCFKKVFFENAVSLKKINFKCSTFEDSIFDNMCFKGAVFFDEAWFLGQSSFKNTIFYDYSNFEKAEFYGEVNFKHALFKEWTYFRNVTFDDKTSFAGTISKETILIEATDLTNLSLVETNIESFKFIECEWDKDKYGINCVYDEVEQKELGTKNSTLEEIYRRLKKVSRESSDEVQTSDWHYKEKEMKRIGINDTTPLPNIHSSVIVASLLAVGHILANYGCASSLALVGFIAILGFYIIFLWNDILASKNWFSKIYLNVYYWISGYGEKPERALIAFVVLLFPIVFLVGVLFGPPEVGFQDRWLWYLPLVKYELAEGTVIPKLSYFMKGVCYLLLSLQAALFAFALRNKLRR, from the coding sequence ATGGGCTGTTGTATCGGGGCGGAGCATAATGATTGGTGTGCGGAATATGATATTGTTTATGTTGATGCGGCAGGGAAAGAGTATTGTATTTTTCATGCTCCGGCTGATTGTAAATTTGTGAGCAAGTATGTTGAGGGGGCAGGGGAAAAACCAGGCTTTATTTCTGGTGAAGACTTTAACACGTTGGTGTTTGCTAGGATTCAGTGTGTTATTGATGCGGGGGAGGGAGGGTATAAGTCCCTTTTAACGCGTGCTCAAATAAGGATAGAACTCGGTAAAAGTATAAAAACAAATAAAGTGGTTTTGTTTGACTGGTATCCCAAATGTGATTTTGCCGGTACTATTTTTTTTGCTAATATTTCATTTTCTGAATTTAATGGAGATAAGGGAAAGTATTTACCGTCAATTAAATTTAATTTTAGTCAGTTTCACGGGGTTGTGTATTTTAGTTCTAGTCAGTTTCGTGGATATGCTCATTTTTGTCATTGTCAGTTTCAAAGTTCTGTATATTTTTCTTCCAGTGAGTTCTGGGGAATAGCCGATTTTATTTCTACTGAGTTCTGGGGGGGGGCTGACTTTAATTTAAGCCAATTTCAAAACTATGCTTATTTTCGATCTAGTCAGTTTCGAGATAGTGTAAATTTTTCAGAGGGATGTTTTAAAAAAGTTTTTTTTGAAAATGCTGTGTCGCTGAAAAAAATAAATTTTAAGTGCTCCACTTTTGAAGATTCTATTTTTGATAACATGTGTTTTAAAGGAGCTGTGTTTTTCGATGAAGCATGGTTTTTAGGGCAATCTTCTTTTAAAAATACTATTTTTTATGATTATTCAAATTTTGAAAAAGCAGAATTTTATGGTGAAGTAAATTTTAAACACGCATTGTTTAAAGAATGGACATATTTTAGAAATGTAACTTTTGATGATAAAACTTCGTTTGCTGGGACAATTTCTAAAGAAACAATTTTAATTGAAGCAACGGATCTAACAAATCTTTCTTTAGTAGAAACAAATATTGAATCATTTAAATTTATTGAATGCGAATGGGACAAAGATAAATATGGCATCAATTGCGTTTATGATGAAGTTGAACAAAAAGAATTAGGAACAAAGAATTCAACCCTTGAAGAAATATATCGTCGTCTCAAAAAAGTTTCCAGAGAAAGTTCTGATGAAGTGCAAACATCAGACTGGCATTATAAGGAAAAAGAAATGAAGCGGATAGGTATTAACGACACAACGCCTCTCCCAAATATTCATTCAAGTGTAATAGTAGCCTCTCTTTTGGCTGTAGGGCACATATTAGCAAATTACGGCTGTGCATCATCCCTTGCGTTGGTAGGATTCATTGCGATTCTAGGTTTTTATATAATTTTTTTATGGAATGATATCTTAGCAAGCAAAAATTGGTTCTCAAAAATTTATCTCAATGTGTATTATTGGATAAGTGGCTATGGCGAGAAACCCGAAAGAGCCTTGATTGCTTTTGTTGTTTTGCTATTCCCGATAGTTTTTTTAGTAGGTGTTCTCTTTGGACCACCCGAAGTAGGGTTTCAAGATCGCTGGCTATGGTATTTGCCTTTGGTAAAATATGAACTTGCAGAAGGTACAGTCATTCCTAAGTTAAGTTACTTCATGAAAGGGGTTTGTTATTTACTCCTATCTCTCCAAGCCGCCCTATTCGCCTTCGCCCTAAGAAACAAACTACGCCGCTAA
- a CDS encoding DNA internalization-related competence protein ComEC/Rec2 has translation MHGNDDNLSLVSRSGIPGLLFWQKLVPAFVFGILSIKWLIPCFVAFLVYVVVLFAFKLQKGALVLLILMFALGNFYGSSVLPPKPDSMPDWMERREKVAVSAEIERIKGVPGNKLKIILRNVVCTSSNVTTELAGTMIWTWDRPSSFPVTGQKVSLFTRVKPISGFKNPGVWDYEFYSRTKNIFYRAYSRGKLKDVKLESVMPNFWQRLRADLRHKIVSNAPSTQGGAIFPALLTGDRFFLSRDTIELIRRAGVSHVLALSGLHVGFVVSFGFALSWLLGLFFPRIYLKIPRVKLGVILSAPIVLFYLWLGQFSPSLLRAVCMFGFWGVLLLMNRGRVLLDGLFLAAALILAFAPLSAFDLGFQLSVLAVSGIAVFYPYFQAVIPCGTNIFTKAVYFVLAVLAVSLSANLTILPLTIWNFGVLIPNLMFNVLWIPMLGLFLMPICGLGGLLASFVNSFVSQKLFALGAACFDYMLSLVRSAVTSGWLPEYAFYRPLWQEFIIYFLVLLLLVCIRKSRKVKITILILIVLLFASRIGTMIYSGNLPGVGPEYVTVNMLDTGQSQCLVITGPQGTRTIVDGGGAWGDSFDIGKAIVGPWLTSGHLPKIDNIFMTHADRDHAGGLAYLFEKFDVGKFYSDGNMPEGTLGERFTKAFALSELTQHKVMRGDVIEIEPGLILQILHPAPDFNGKRNDSSLFLRLVWNGKGLICIPGDIEKTGINALLRYGDDISADVLVLPHHGSAGSFSPKLYEKVKPKQAIAACGFLNRYNFVVPKVEQELKYRGIVLRKTSLYGMIPIRWKSLEN, from the coding sequence ATGCATGGAAATGACGACAATTTGAGTTTAGTTAGCAGGTCCGGAATTCCGGGCCTGCTTTTTTGGCAGAAACTAGTTCCAGCTTTTGTTTTTGGTATATTGTCCATCAAGTGGCTGATTCCTTGTTTTGTCGCATTTTTAGTCTATGTAGTGGTTCTGTTTGCGTTTAAGTTGCAAAAGGGCGCACTTGTTCTTTTGATCTTGATGTTTGCGCTAGGCAATTTTTATGGTTCGTCAGTTTTACCGCCCAAGCCGGATTCCATGCCGGACTGGATGGAGCGCAGAGAAAAAGTTGCAGTCAGTGCTGAGATTGAGAGGATCAAGGGCGTTCCGGGTAATAAACTGAAAATTATCCTGAGAAATGTTGTCTGTACAAGTTCTAATGTAACCACCGAGCTTGCCGGAACTATGATCTGGACTTGGGACAGGCCAAGCTCTTTTCCTGTCACGGGGCAGAAGGTCAGTCTTTTTACCCGTGTTAAGCCTATCTCTGGATTCAAGAATCCCGGTGTTTGGGATTACGAATTTTATAGCCGCACCAAAAATATTTTCTATCGCGCATATAGTCGAGGGAAGCTTAAAGATGTTAAGCTTGAATCAGTTATGCCCAATTTCTGGCAAAGACTTCGCGCAGATTTGCGGCATAAAATTGTCAGCAATGCTCCCTCTACTCAGGGCGGAGCAATATTCCCCGCACTGCTTACCGGAGACAGATTTTTCTTGTCTCGAGATACTATCGAGCTAATCCGCAGGGCAGGAGTTTCGCACGTGCTGGCGCTTTCGGGCCTTCATGTGGGGTTTGTAGTATCGTTCGGTTTTGCACTTTCTTGGCTGTTGGGACTTTTCTTTCCGCGAATTTACTTAAAAATACCGCGCGTAAAATTGGGCGTAATTCTGTCCGCTCCTATAGTTTTATTTTATTTGTGGCTGGGACAATTTTCACCTTCATTACTGCGTGCTGTGTGTATGTTCGGTTTTTGGGGTGTGCTGTTGCTTATGAACCGGGGCAGGGTGCTGTTAGACGGTCTTTTTCTCGCGGCAGCTTTGATTCTGGCTTTCGCGCCGCTCAGTGCATTTGATCTGGGATTTCAGCTTTCAGTGTTGGCTGTTAGTGGAATAGCGGTTTTTTATCCTTATTTCCAAGCCGTAATTCCTTGCGGAACCAACATTTTCACTAAAGCTGTATATTTTGTTCTGGCAGTATTAGCTGTCAGCCTCAGCGCAAATTTAACGATTCTTCCGCTCACAATATGGAATTTCGGGGTACTGATACCGAATTTGATGTTTAACGTTTTGTGGATTCCGATGCTGGGTCTTTTCCTGATGCCTATCTGTGGCCTTGGCGGGTTGCTAGCATCATTCGTAAACAGTTTTGTTTCGCAGAAGTTGTTTGCTCTTGGCGCTGCGTGTTTCGATTATATGCTCAGTCTTGTTAGGTCGGCCGTAACATCCGGCTGGTTGCCTGAATACGCTTTTTACAGACCGCTTTGGCAAGAATTCATAATTTATTTTCTTGTACTATTGTTGCTGGTCTGCATTCGTAAAAGCCGCAAAGTTAAAATTACCATACTGATTTTAATAGTCCTGCTGTTCGCATCAAGAATCGGTACTATGATTTATTCCGGCAACTTGCCGGGTGTCGGTCCTGAATATGTCACGGTCAACATGCTTGATACTGGCCAATCGCAGTGCCTTGTAATAACGGGACCACAGGGAACGAGAACTATCGTCGATGGTGGCGGGGCGTGGGGAGATTCATTCGATATTGGTAAAGCCATTGTGGGGCCTTGGCTTACTAGCGGGCATTTACCTAAGATTGATAATATTTTTATGACTCATGCGGACCGGGATCATGCTGGAGGTTTAGCCTATCTTTTTGAAAAATTTGATGTTGGTAAATTTTATTCAGATGGAAATATGCCGGAAGGAACTCTAGGTGAGAGATTTACGAAAGCATTTGCGCTTAGCGAACTTACTCAGCATAAAGTCATGCGCGGAGATGTCATTGAGATTGAGCCTGGATTAATTTTACAGATATTGCATCCTGCACCAGATTTTAATGGAAAGCGAAATGATAGTTCACTTTTTTTACGCCTTGTTTGGAACGGCAAAGGATTAATTTGTATTCCGGGAGATATTGAAAAAACAGGTATCAATGCTCTGCTAAGATATGGTGATGACATATCTGCAGATGTTTTAGTATTGCCGCACCACGGAAGCGCAGGATCTTTTTCTCCGAAGTTATATGAAAAAGTTAAACCAAAGCAGGCAATTGCGGCGTGTGGTTTTTTAAATAGATATAACTTCGTTGTGCCTAAAGTAGAACAAGAATTAAAATATAGAGGAATTGTTCTTCGTAAAACATCCTTATATGGTATGATTCCAATAAGGTGGAAAAGTCTAGAGAATTAA
- a CDS encoding hotdog fold thioesterase, translated as MKEAIEEGIPFDKFLGLKVEQIEHGFAKLRLPFREEFIGDPRRPALHGGVISMLIDTCGGSAVWASGNVEDRVATIDMRVDYLRPAGPEDLLAEARVKLLGNRVGNASIIVYSASDPELIVAEGRAVYNIRKAK; from the coding sequence ATGAAAGAAGCAATTGAAGAGGGCATCCCGTTTGATAAATTTTTGGGGCTTAAGGTCGAACAGATAGAGCACGGCTTTGCAAAGCTGCGGTTGCCGTTTCGGGAAGAATTCATAGGCGACCCGAGACGTCCGGCACTACATGGCGGTGTTATATCTATGCTGATCGATACCTGTGGCGGCTCTGCTGTTTGGGCATCGGGAAATGTTGAGGACCGTGTGGCGACAATTGATATGCGCGTGGATTACTTGCGCCCTGCGGGACCGGAAGATTTGTTAGCCGAGGCCCGTGTGAAATTGCTGGGTAACAGGGTTGGTAATGCATCGATTATTGTTTATTCTGCGTCTGACCCTGAGCTGATAGTGGCGGAAGGGCGTGCTGTTTATAATATTCGGAAAGCTAAATGA
- a CDS encoding catalase produces MKKKKLTNNFGAPVPDNQNAMTAGPRGPMLLQDVWFMEKMAHFDREVIPERRMHAKGSGAYGTFTVTHDISKYTRAKLFSEIGKKTEMFVRFSTVAGERGAADAERDIRGFAMKFYTDEGNWDLVGNNTPVFFLRDPMKFPDLNHAVKRDPRTNMRSAKNNWDFWTSLPEALHQITITMSERGIPTSYRHMHGFGSHTFSFINADNERYWVKFHFRTQQGIKNLTDEESGKTIAMCRESHQRDLYDSIEAKDFPSWKMLVQIMPEKEAATYKHNPFDLTKVWFHEDYPLIEVGEFELNRNPENYFAEVEQSAFNPASVVPGIGFSPDKMLQGRLFSYGDTQRYRLGVNHHLIPVNASRCPFHSYHRDGAMRVDGNHGSTIGYEPNSDGEWQEQPDFSEPPLDIDGAADHWNHREDDDYYSQPGKLFRLMNKEQQQALFENTGRAMGDAPKEIKVRHIGNCTKADPAYGQGVADALGIAMCDVEK; encoded by the coding sequence ATGAAAAAGAAAAAATTAACTAATAATTTCGGTGCTCCAGTTCCAGATAATCAGAATGCCATGACAGCTGGCCCACGCGGTCCTATGTTGTTGCAGGATGTATGGTTCATGGAGAAAATGGCTCATTTCGATAGAGAAGTAATTCCTGAACGTCGCATGCATGCTAAGGGTTCCGGCGCATACGGAACTTTCACTGTGACCCATGATATTTCTAAATATACCCGCGCTAAACTTTTTTCTGAAATTGGAAAGAAGACTGAAATGTTTGTCCGTTTCTCTACCGTTGCGGGAGAGCGTGGCGCGGCTGATGCCGAACGTGATATTCGTGGCTTTGCAATGAAATTTTATACTGATGAAGGTAACTGGGATCTGGTCGGTAACAATACTCCCGTATTTTTCCTGCGCGATCCTATGAAATTTCCGGACCTTAATCATGCTGTTAAGCGCGATCCTCGCACAAATATGCGTAGCGCAAAGAATAACTGGGATTTCTGGACCTCACTTCCTGAGGCTCTGCACCAGATAACTATCACCATGAGTGAGCGCGGTATTCCTACCAGTTACCGCCATATGCATGGATTCGGTAGTCATACTTTCAGCTTCATCAATGCTGATAACGAGCGTTACTGGGTTAAATTCCATTTCCGCACTCAGCAGGGCATTAAAAATTTAACAGATGAAGAATCTGGCAAGACCATCGCTATGTGCCGCGAAAGCCATCAGCGTGATCTATATGACAGCATCGAAGCAAAGGACTTTCCAAGCTGGAAGATGCTTGTACAGATCATGCCGGAAAAAGAAGCCGCTACCTACAAGCATAATCCATTCGATTTAACCAAAGTTTGGTTTCACGAAGATTATCCACTGATTGAAGTTGGTGAGTTTGAGCTTAACCGTAATCCTGAGAATTACTTTGCCGAAGTGGAGCAGTCTGCATTTAATCCGGCAAGTGTCGTACCGGGTATAGGGTTCTCGCCCGATAAAATGCTCCAGGGTCGCCTTTTCTCCTATGGGGATACTCAGCGCTACCGTTTAGGAGTAAATCATCATCTGATCCCTGTGAACGCGTCTCGTTGCCCATTTCATAGTTACCATCGTGATGGTGCTATGCGTGTGGACGGTAACCACGGCAGTACTATCGGATATGAGCCGAATAGCGATGGTGAGTGGCAGGAACAGCCGGACTTCTCCGAACCACCTCTTGATATCGATGGCGCGGCGGATCACTGGAATCATCGTGAAGATGACGATTACTATTCACAGCCCGGTAAGTTGTTCAGGCTGATGAACAAGGAGCAGCAGCAGGCACTCTTTGAAAACACAGGGCGCGCCATGGGTGATGCTCCTAAAGAGATCAAAGTTCGCCATATCGGTAACTGCACGAAAGCAGATCCGGCATATGGGCAGGGCGTAGCGGATGCGCTGGGCATAGCTATGTGTGATGTAGAGAAATAG
- the murA gene encoding UDP-N-acetylglucosamine 1-carboxyvinyltransferase produces the protein MDKLVIEGGVALKGPICVSGAKNAALPILLACLLPEGQVNLTNVPRLRDIHTTLKLLNLLGCETSFDGNNVTSVVKDLKVEAPYDLVKTMRASVLCLGPLLALKGEAKVALPGGCAIGARPVDLHLTAFEKMGAVFDLDKGYIHGRCDKLKGAHINFDFPTVGGTQNVLMACTLADGDSIIENAAREPEIEDLANFLIACGAKITGHGTSVIKVQGVSSLKGCDYRIMPDRIEAGTYMVAAAMTDGELLIQDCPFQELDAVVYKLREMGVWIEEQEDGVLVRRDGELVGVDITTQPFPGFPTDMQAQLMTLMCIAKGAGTIEEKIFENRFMHVSELERMGANIKLKGRTAMVRGVDGFTGAPVMASDLRASASLVVAALAAEGRTDIQRIYHLDRGYERLEEKLSGVGAKVWREKE, from the coding sequence ATGGATAAATTAGTAATTGAGGGCGGTGTAGCTCTAAAGGGACCAATTTGCGTAAGTGGTGCAAAAAATGCGGCTCTTCCAATTTTGCTCGCATGTCTTTTGCCCGAAGGTCAGGTTAATCTGACCAACGTTCCGCGCCTTCGCGATATCCATACTACCTTAAAACTTCTCAATCTTTTGGGCTGTGAAACTTCCTTTGATGGGAATAATGTTACTAGCGTCGTAAAAGATCTTAAAGTTGAAGCTCCGTATGATCTGGTTAAGACCATGCGTGCCTCTGTTTTGTGTCTAGGGCCGCTTTTGGCTCTAAAGGGTGAGGCTAAGGTTGCTTTGCCGGGCGGATGCGCTATCGGGGCTCGTCCTGTTGATTTGCATTTGACCGCATTTGAAAAGATGGGCGCGGTATTTGATCTGGATAAAGGTTATATCCATGGTCGCTGTGATAAACTTAAAGGCGCGCATATCAATTTTGATTTTCCAACTGTCGGCGGCACACAGAATGTGCTCATGGCATGTACTCTCGCAGACGGTGATTCAATAATTGAAAATGCGGCTCGTGAGCCTGAAATTGAAGATCTCGCAAATTTCCTGATTGCTTGCGGTGCTAAAATTACCGGCCATGGAACCAGCGTAATCAAAGTTCAGGGCGTTTCATCGCTTAAAGGTTGTGATTACAGAATCATGCCTGACCGCATTGAGGCCGGAACATACATGGTCGCGGCGGCTATGACTGACGGCGAATTGCTGATTCAGGATTGTCCATTTCAGGAACTCGATGCTGTTGTCTATAAGCTCCGTGAAATGGGCGTGTGGATTGAAGAGCAAGAAGATGGAGTGCTTGTCCGCAGGGATGGTGAGTTGGTCGGTGTTGATATTACTACTCAGCCTTTCCCTGGTTTTCCGACGGATATGCAGGCTCAGCTTATGACGCTCATGTGTATTGCTAAAGGTGCTGGTACAATTGAAGAAAAGATTTTCGAAAATAGATTTATGCACGTTTCTGAATTGGAACGAATGGGCGCAAATATTAAACTGAAAGGCCGCACCGCAATGGTTCGCGGTGTTGATGGTTTCACAGGCGCACCTGTTATGGCATCTGATTTACGCGCCAGTGCTTCACTTGTTGTCGCAGCTCTTGCGGCAGAAGGAAGAACTGACATTCAGCGCATTTATCATCTGGATCGCGGTTACGAACGCCTTGAAGAGAAGCTTAGCGGAGTGGGTGCTAAAGTTTGGCGCGAGAAAGAGTAG
- a CDS encoding methyl-accepting chemotaxis protein, with product MQLKSIKTKIVLMSGMCLVLTVIFLVGMQMYSQNQSSTFVVKKVDKLIEDETRKSLLAIAQREANYISGKLNINLDTARTIADTFKSLVSSPDVASAINLRKTFNKILLTTLENNPDFLGTYSAWEPNALDGQDINSAGDTDGGHDASGRFIPYWNRDKNGKIGRQALVGYEDASLHPNGVTKGGWYLFPRSKRKENILDPFPYIVQGKQEWLTTMSVPIEVNGKFLGIGGTDLRLDFVQTLSNEVAKNLYGGKAVVQVISNMGIIVADSSDASAVGKPLKDTFEGNWQDIVKSTAAGESYVDTSTENEFVQVNAPIQLGRTGTPWSLAIRVERAVVFAAATQLNMDMHENGQSATIVGVSTGAILAAAACLILWFLANGIVKPIRIAVSFTEKIAAGDFADNTIEINQKDEIGILSNTLKSMAERIKGVVLEVKGVSENVASGSSELSSSSLNVSQGANEQAAAIEEVTSSMEEMTSNIDQNAQSAKQTDTLAAKVADDAKVSGKAVEKAVASMRTIAEKISIIEEIARQTNLLALNAAIEAARAGEHGKGFAVVAAEVRKLAERSGKAAAEISELSTSSVGVAVKAGELLEALVPDIEKTASLVQGITSSCNEQTSGASQINMAVSQLDNVIQQNASASKEMASTSEQLASQGQHLQQVMSFFNVDGGNYRPRPSAQTMRKKPAPALTQGASGPRAAKGVQLDMDQSSSHTDEGFERF from the coding sequence ATGCAACTAAAATCCATTAAAACGAAAATTGTCTTAATGTCTGGTATGTGCCTCGTTCTTACTGTGATATTTTTAGTCGGAATGCAGATGTATTCTCAAAACCAATCTTCAACATTTGTTGTTAAGAAAGTAGACAAACTTATCGAGGATGAAACTAGGAAAAGCTTACTGGCAATAGCCCAAAGAGAAGCTAACTACATTAGCGGAAAGCTGAACATAAATTTGGATACGGCAAGGACAATCGCTGATACCTTTAAATCTCTCGTCAGCAGTCCCGATGTGGCTTCCGCTATCAATTTAAGGAAGACCTTTAACAAGATTCTGCTCACGACTTTAGAAAACAACCCTGATTTTTTAGGAACGTACAGCGCATGGGAGCCGAACGCGCTAGACGGACAAGATATCAACTCTGCAGGTGATACGGATGGGGGACACGATGCCTCTGGTCGATTCATCCCGTATTGGAATAGGGATAAGAACGGAAAGATAGGGCGTCAGGCGTTGGTTGGATATGAAGACGCCTCACTACACCCTAATGGAGTCACCAAAGGTGGTTGGTATTTATTCCCTAGAAGCAAGAGAAAAGAAAACATCCTCGATCCATTCCCATACATTGTTCAAGGCAAACAAGAATGGCTGACAACCATGTCTGTACCCATTGAGGTAAATGGTAAGTTCTTAGGTATCGGCGGAACCGACCTCCGGCTCGACTTTGTGCAAACACTCAGTAATGAAGTCGCGAAGAATTTGTACGGAGGAAAAGCAGTGGTCCAAGTTATCAGTAACATGGGCATAATTGTCGCCGACAGCTCAGACGCAAGTGCAGTGGGAAAACCACTGAAGGACACTTTCGAGGGAAATTGGCAGGATATCGTAAAAAGCACTGCTGCGGGGGAATCTTATGTAGATACCTCAACCGAAAATGAGTTTGTACAAGTAAATGCGCCAATCCAGCTGGGGAGAACCGGAACTCCATGGTCCCTCGCTATCCGAGTGGAACGAGCAGTTGTGTTTGCCGCTGCCACCCAACTGAATATGGACATGCACGAAAACGGACAAAGTGCGACCATTGTAGGAGTTTCTACTGGCGCAATATTAGCAGCCGCGGCCTGTCTTATCCTTTGGTTCTTGGCCAATGGAATTGTAAAACCAATCAGAATCGCTGTTAGCTTCACAGAAAAAATTGCAGCGGGCGATTTTGCTGACAACACAATTGAAATAAATCAGAAAGATGAAATCGGCATTCTTTCCAATACGCTGAAAAGCATGGCTGAAAGAATCAAAGGGGTTGTGCTTGAAGTTAAGGGTGTTTCCGAAAACGTGGCCTCAGGCAGCTCTGAACTGTCCTCCTCTTCCTTAAATGTTTCGCAAGGAGCAAACGAGCAGGCGGCAGCCATTGAGGAAGTAACCTCTTCTATGGAAGAGATGACATCGAACATTGATCAAAATGCACAAAGCGCTAAGCAGACTGACACATTGGCTGCTAAAGTTGCGGATGATGCTAAGGTGAGCGGCAAGGCTGTAGAGAAAGCTGTTGCTTCAATGCGAACCATTGCTGAAAAGATTTCTATAATTGAAGAAATTGCAAGACAAACCAACCTTTTAGCACTTAACGCAGCCATCGAAGCGGCAAGAGCTGGGGAACACGGCAAAGGTTTTGCCGTAGTGGCCGCCGAAGTGCGGAAGCTGGCAGAACGTAGTGGAAAGGCCGCTGCCGAAATCAGCGAACTGTCGACCAGTAGCGTTGGTGTTGCCGTAAAGGCCGGTGAATTGCTGGAGGCTCTTGTCCCAGATATCGAGAAGACGGCCTCATTAGTGCAAGGTATCACTAGTTCATGTAACGAACAGACTTCCGGTGCGAGTCAGATCAACATGGCTGTCAGCCAACTCGACAACGTCATTCAACAGAACGCATCGGCTTCGAAAGAAATGGCATCCACAAGCGAGCAGCTAGCCTCCCAAGGCCAGCACCTGCAACAGGTCATGTCATTCTTCAATGTTGATGGTGGGAATTACAGACCTCGCCCTTCAGCGCAGACAATGAGAAAGAAGCCAGCTCCAGCCCTTACGCAAGGGGCTTCTGGCCCCAGAGCAGCCAAAGGTGTTCAGTTGGATATGGATCAAAGTTCATCCCATACAGATGAGGGTTTTGAACGCTTTTAG